A stretch of Microbulbifer sp. SAOS-129_SWC DNA encodes these proteins:
- a CDS encoding CusA/CzcA family heavy metal efflux RND transporter yields MLEYLIRTSIQNRVLVLVVVALLCGLGIWNFTRLPIDAVPDITNVQVVINTEAPGYTPLEAEQRVTYPVENAMAGLPSLAYTRSVSRYGLSQVTAIFEDGTDIYFARQLVSERLAGARSALPAGLEPELGPIATGLGEIFMFTVDAEPGATNADGSPVTPTDLRTVHDWIIRPQMLRVPGVVEVNPIGGFKREILIAIQPENLLAFGLTQEDLIRAIKTNNQNRGVGFIEHSGAQWLLRVPGQAENVGALKDFLVAEVDGVPVRLGDVAQITEGREMRTGAATQNGREVVMSTVFMLVGENSRTVAHAVGEKLEEIKASLPPGITATAVYDRTGLVDKTLHTVRTNLLEGALLVVIILFLLLGNVRAAILTALVIPIAMLMTVTGMVQTRVSANLMSLGALDFGLLVDGAIIIVENCLRRLSQASRDNGALDLKERLELVFESTREVIRPAMFGVFIITAVYLPIFALSGVEGKMFHPMATTVVIALLSAMLLSVTFVPACIALLFRKPVVEKESRALNKLSDWYRPVLEFAIRQRTLVVTMAAALILVFGYAATRLGSEFVPNLDEGDIAMHALRIPGTSLQQAIDLQESLEARIKELPEVERVFAKIGTAEVATDAVPPSVADNFIILKPRSQWPDPHKSKVDLVDELAKLVGPIPGNRYEFLQPIQMRFNELLAGVRAELAIKVFGDDFERLEQLGNDIQAAIGDVEGIADIQLEQTTGLPMLTIRPDRAALAQYGLDVNRVQDQLATALGGTVAGRLYEGDRRTDIVVRLPETLRTNVDALAKLPIHRGNSDYVPLEEVAQLELVTGLNQVYRENGKRRVVVTANVRGRDLGSFVADVQQAIADNVEVPAGYWVEYGGTYQTLQSAAQRLSVVVPVTLALIMGLLLLALGSARDAAIIFTGVPLALTGGVLSLMLRGIPFSISAAVGFIALSGIAILNGLVMVSFIRDLRHQGYSIDKAIVEGALIRLRPVITTALVASLGFVPMALNTGIGSEVQRPLATVVIGGIISSTLLTLVVLPALYRMLHSREAARDAEAGSVAGPALGQP; encoded by the coding sequence ATGCTTGAGTACCTGATTCGGACCTCGATCCAAAACCGCGTACTGGTCCTGGTGGTTGTGGCCCTGCTGTGCGGGCTGGGTATCTGGAATTTTACCCGGCTGCCTATCGATGCGGTGCCGGATATTACCAACGTGCAGGTGGTGATCAACACCGAAGCGCCGGGCTACACGCCGCTGGAAGCCGAGCAGCGGGTGACATACCCGGTGGAGAATGCGATGGCTGGCCTCCCGAGCCTGGCCTACACGCGTTCCGTATCCCGCTATGGCCTGTCGCAGGTGACCGCGATCTTTGAGGACGGTACCGATATCTATTTTGCCCGCCAGCTGGTGAGCGAGCGTCTGGCCGGCGCGCGCAGTGCGCTGCCGGCCGGACTGGAGCCAGAGCTGGGGCCAATCGCCACCGGTCTCGGTGAGATTTTCATGTTTACCGTGGATGCGGAGCCCGGCGCGACCAATGCCGATGGTTCACCGGTCACACCCACCGATCTGCGCACGGTGCATGACTGGATTATCCGCCCGCAGATGCTCCGGGTGCCCGGGGTGGTTGAGGTCAACCCGATCGGCGGATTCAAGCGGGAAATCCTCATTGCCATCCAACCGGAAAACCTGCTGGCATTCGGCCTTACCCAGGAAGACCTGATCCGTGCGATCAAGACCAACAACCAGAATCGCGGTGTTGGCTTTATCGAGCATAGCGGCGCCCAGTGGCTGTTGCGCGTACCGGGCCAGGCAGAGAACGTCGGCGCCCTGAAAGACTTCCTGGTGGCGGAAGTCGACGGTGTGCCGGTCCGCCTTGGAGATGTCGCACAGATCACTGAAGGGCGCGAGATGCGCACCGGGGCCGCCACCCAGAATGGCCGCGAAGTGGTGATGAGTACCGTGTTCATGCTGGTGGGCGAGAACAGTCGAACCGTGGCGCACGCGGTGGGTGAGAAGCTCGAGGAGATCAAGGCGAGTCTGCCTCCGGGCATTACCGCCACGGCCGTGTACGACCGCACCGGGCTGGTCGACAAAACCCTGCACACCGTGCGCACCAACCTGCTGGAAGGCGCACTGCTGGTGGTTATCATCCTGTTCCTGCTGCTCGGCAATGTCCGTGCGGCGATCCTCACGGCACTGGTGATACCGATTGCGATGCTGATGACCGTGACCGGGATGGTGCAGACGCGGGTCAGCGCCAATTTGATGAGTCTGGGTGCACTGGACTTCGGGCTGCTGGTGGATGGGGCGATCATCATTGTGGAGAACTGCCTGCGCCGCCTGAGCCAGGCCAGTCGCGACAACGGTGCGCTCGATCTCAAGGAGCGTCTCGAGCTGGTGTTCGAGTCCACCCGCGAGGTAATCCGCCCGGCGATGTTCGGGGTGTTCATTATCACCGCAGTGTACCTGCCGATCTTCGCCCTCTCGGGGGTGGAAGGCAAAATGTTCCATCCGATGGCGACCACGGTGGTGATTGCGCTGCTCTCGGCGATGTTGCTGTCAGTGACATTTGTGCCCGCATGTATTGCCCTGCTTTTCCGCAAACCGGTGGTGGAGAAAGAGAGTCGGGCGCTGAACAAGCTGAGTGACTGGTATCGCCCGGTACTTGAGTTCGCCATCCGCCAGCGCACGCTGGTGGTAACGATGGCTGCGGCGCTGATTCTGGTATTCGGCTATGCCGCAACCCGGCTCGGCAGTGAGTTCGTACCCAACCTGGATGAGGGCGATATCGCCATGCATGCGCTGCGCATCCCCGGTACGTCGCTGCAGCAGGCCATCGACCTGCAGGAATCGCTGGAAGCGCGCATCAAGGAGTTGCCGGAGGTCGAGCGGGTGTTCGCCAAGATCGGTACCGCCGAAGTGGCGACCGATGCGGTGCCGCCGAGCGTGGCCGACAACTTCATTATCCTGAAACCGCGGAGCCAGTGGCCGGACCCGCACAAGAGCAAGGTCGATCTGGTCGACGAGCTGGCGAAGCTGGTGGGGCCGATTCCCGGTAACCGCTACGAGTTTCTGCAGCCGATTCAGATGCGCTTCAACGAGCTGCTCGCCGGTGTGCGCGCCGAGCTGGCCATCAAGGTCTTCGGCGACGATTTCGAGCGGCTCGAACAGCTGGGCAATGACATCCAGGCCGCCATCGGCGACGTGGAAGGAATCGCCGATATCCAGCTGGAACAGACCACCGGCCTGCCGATGCTCACCATCCGGCCCGACCGCGCCGCACTGGCGCAGTACGGGCTGGATGTGAATCGGGTACAGGATCAGCTGGCCACGGCGCTGGGGGGCACCGTGGCGGGCCGCCTCTACGAAGGTGACCGCCGCACGGATATTGTCGTGCGGCTGCCGGAAACGCTGCGCACCAACGTCGATGCCCTGGCCAAGCTGCCGATCCACCGCGGTAATAGTGACTATGTGCCGCTGGAGGAGGTTGCGCAACTTGAGCTGGTGACCGGGCTGAACCAGGTATACCGGGAAAACGGCAAGCGCCGCGTGGTGGTCACAGCCAACGTGCGCGGCCGCGATCTGGGCAGTTTTGTTGCCGACGTACAACAGGCCATTGCCGACAATGTCGAGGTCCCCGCAGGTTATTGGGTCGAGTATGGGGGTACCTACCAGACGCTGCAATCAGCCGCGCAGCGGCTGTCCGTCGTGGTGCCGGTGACCCTGGCGCTGATCATGGGGTTGTTGCTGCTGGCACTCGGATCTGCCCGCGATGCTGCAATCATCTTTACCGGTGTGCCCCTGGCACTGACTGGTGGTGTGTTGTCGCTGATGTTGCGCGGGATCCCGTTCTCCATTTCGGCGGCGGTGGGCTTTATCGCGCTGTCAGGTATCGCAATTCTCAATGGCCTGGTGATGGTGTCGTTTATTCGCGATTTGCGTCACCAGGGTTACAGCATCGACAAAGCCATTGTGGAGGGAGCCCTGATCCGCCTGCGCCCGGTGATCACCACTGCGCTGGTTGCGTCATTGGGATTCGTGCCCATGGCGCTGAATACGGGAATCGGTTCCGAAGTGCAGCGCCCGCTGGCCACGGTGGTCATCGGCGGCATCATTTCCTCAACCCTGCTCACCCTTGTGGTGCTGCCGGCACTTTACCGGATGCTGCACAGTCGGGAAGCGGCAAGGGATGCCGAAGCCGGCAGCGTGGCCGGCCCGGCGCTCGGGCAGCCCTGA
- a CDS encoding M56 family metallopeptidase, whose protein sequence is MILGQPALWLNLLTIAALCLLVGILLVAGICAAISHSAKFFRSSVRLSANARRPLLWSAVLLPWLAASAAAVILVFPEALGGPAASLAHWHHIHAFNLYSWHGISTLGFLSLSALLLVRSCRRAYRHVSQLRLLLQVCEREAGDVSIIRSPRAQAFTSGLLRPRGFYTSGLRDGISSEEFAVVRLHEEAHARRYDPLKKLLFALFAGFFPQGSRNYLNRQMMLCMEQCADEQVYRQGWSDTFIAQTLLKVTRLSNGMYAGNTGSPICCHFALDQLDARVHYLLADDKGRSLPRLLIGIPFLLLTGSCLVSVDALHHFIETLFSH, encoded by the coding sequence ATGATACTGGGGCAACCGGCACTCTGGTTGAACCTGTTGACCATTGCGGCCCTCTGCCTGCTGGTTGGAATTCTGCTGGTGGCCGGGATTTGCGCGGCAATTTCCCATTCTGCAAAATTTTTCCGCAGTTCTGTGCGTCTTTCCGCGAATGCGCGACGCCCGTTGCTGTGGAGCGCCGTGCTGCTGCCCTGGCTGGCGGCGAGCGCTGCCGCAGTGATACTGGTGTTCCCGGAGGCCCTCGGGGGGCCCGCGGCCAGCCTGGCACACTGGCATCACATTCACGCTTTCAATCTCTACAGCTGGCACGGTATATCCACGCTGGGGTTCCTGTCGCTGAGTGCGCTGTTGCTGGTGCGCAGCTGCCGACGTGCCTACCGGCATGTTTCACAGCTCCGGTTATTGCTGCAAGTCTGTGAGCGCGAAGCGGGCGACGTATCGATTATCCGCTCACCGCGGGCGCAGGCATTTACCAGCGGGTTGCTCCGGCCGCGCGGCTTCTATACCAGTGGCTTGCGCGATGGCATTTCATCGGAGGAGTTCGCGGTAGTCCGTCTGCACGAAGAGGCGCATGCCCGGCGCTACGATCCGCTCAAAAAATTACTGTTTGCATTGTTCGCCGGCTTTTTTCCGCAGGGTTCGCGCAACTATCTCAACCGGCAGATGATGTTGTGCATGGAGCAGTGCGCCGATGAACAAGTGTATCGCCAGGGGTGGAGCGACACTTTCATCGCCCAGACCCTGCTCAAGGTGACACGGCTCTCCAATGGTATGTACGCGGGCAATACCGGTTCTCCGATTTGCTGCCATTTTGCCTTGGACCAACTCGATGCGCGCGTGCACTACCTGCTCGCCGACGATAAAGGGCGCTCACTCCCGCGACTTCTGATCGGCATTCCTTTTCTTCTGCTGACAGGCAGCTGCCTCGTTTCGGTGGATGCACTCCACCACTTCATCGAAACCCTGTTCTCTCATTAA
- a CDS encoding DUF6488 family protein, with protein MKNIIRIACILTALLFANGVSAHGDHGLENGSSVSMVEAAGLASREVTRLVEAGKIDGVWAGKPLNASMEQVNNQRLWIVTATTKTSAGEEELQIFLSSEGYVLSYGIVAR; from the coding sequence ATGAAAAATATAATCCGTATTGCCTGCATATTGACTGCACTGCTGTTCGCCAACGGCGTGTCTGCGCACGGTGACCATGGTCTCGAAAACGGGTCCTCGGTTTCCATGGTGGAAGCCGCGGGCCTTGCCAGCCGGGAAGTGACGCGGCTGGTCGAGGCAGGAAAAATCGACGGGGTTTGGGCCGGCAAGCCCCTCAATGCTTCAATGGAGCAGGTAAACAATCAGCGCCTGTGGATTGTGACCGCGACTACCAAGACCAGCGCGGGCGAAGAGGAGCTACAGATTTTTCTCAGCTCGGAAGGCTATGTCCTGTCCTACGGTATCGTGGCGCGGTGA
- a CDS encoding efflux RND transporter periplasmic adaptor subunit yields MKSVIFSSLVFAAMLSWGLTYSANLQASGAAAEQGEPEPEKGPHRGRMLREDDFAVELSIFETGVPPEFRVWITDGGKPVDPGQVELKVVLTRLGGVEDQIGFAPQSDFLRGDTVIYEPHSFVVTLTARYKGKSHRWQYDNFEGRTRIEPSIAEAMDIGTGIAGPAVMRETSSAFGRLVMNPERVRLISARFNGTVEAVKVGLGQRVAKGQPLIAVNSNENLKTYTIVSPIDGVVLQRQANPGEQTEGRTLLTIADSNALLAELEVFPATRARIKQGAPVALRIRGIDTELQGAVRQVDTMIRRNQSSVVRVALKNPPVDLAPGAFVSGDIQVAEYEVPLAVKRSGLQPFRDFTVVYAKVGDEYEVRMLELGREAGDWVEVLGGLKPGTEYVTGNSYIIKADIEKSGASHDH; encoded by the coding sequence ATGAAATCTGTGATTTTTTCCAGTCTGGTCTTCGCCGCGATGCTGTCGTGGGGCCTGACTTATAGCGCAAACCTCCAGGCTTCCGGTGCGGCTGCCGAACAGGGTGAACCGGAACCGGAGAAGGGCCCGCACCGCGGCCGCATGCTGCGCGAGGACGATTTCGCGGTTGAACTCAGTATTTTCGAAACCGGGGTGCCGCCGGAATTCCGCGTGTGGATTACCGACGGCGGCAAGCCGGTGGACCCGGGTCAGGTTGAACTCAAAGTAGTGCTCACCAGGCTCGGAGGGGTGGAGGACCAGATCGGTTTTGCCCCGCAGAGCGATTTTCTGCGCGGGGACACGGTAATTTACGAGCCGCACTCGTTCGTTGTCACGCTCACGGCCAGATACAAGGGCAAGAGCCACCGCTGGCAGTACGACAACTTTGAAGGCCGCACCCGGATTGAACCGAGTATTGCGGAAGCGATGGATATCGGCACCGGTATTGCCGGGCCCGCAGTGATGCGGGAGACCAGCAGCGCATTCGGCCGCCTGGTGATGAACCCCGAGCGGGTCCGGCTGATCAGCGCGCGCTTTAACGGCACCGTGGAAGCGGTCAAGGTCGGTCTGGGGCAGCGGGTTGCTAAGGGGCAGCCGCTGATCGCGGTCAACAGCAATGAAAACCTCAAGACCTACACCATTGTCTCCCCGATCGATGGGGTGGTGTTGCAGCGCCAGGCCAACCCCGGTGAGCAGACCGAGGGCCGCACCTTGCTGACAATCGCGGATAGCAATGCGCTACTCGCCGAGCTGGAGGTATTCCCGGCCACGCGAGCCCGTATCAAGCAGGGGGCACCGGTTGCACTGCGGATACGCGGAATCGATACCGAGTTACAAGGCGCGGTGCGGCAGGTCGACACCATGATCCGTCGCAACCAATCCAGTGTAGTGCGTGTAGCCCTGAAGAATCCCCCGGTAGATCTCGCGCCCGGGGCCTTTGTATCCGGGGATATCCAGGTTGCCGAATACGAGGTGCCGCTGGCGGTCAAGCGTTCCGGTTTGCAGCCGTTCCGGGATTTCACCGTGGTCTACGCCAAGGTTGGGGATGAATACGAGGTGCGCATGCTGGAGCTGGGCCGCGAGGCGGGCGACTGGGTCGAGGTACTCGGGGGATTGAAGCCGGGTACGGAGTATGTCACCGGGAACAGCTACATCATCAAGGCCGACATCGAAAAATCCGGCGCGTCCCACGATCACTAA
- a CDS encoding TolC family protein, protein MRDNLRKRVDKKPIAGRFFAVRAGALLALWSLLGTAWAQENLASSRLSFEQAVLQSLQSHPALAGYEYQLEAADALAAQAGVGPRPELSLMVEDVAGSGDFTAAESAQTTLGITWLLQGELIDRRVDAARSKTSVIETQRQILELDVAADTARYFLQAMAQQERQVLAQHALAQSRAVLVDIRRQVAAGKVPQADASRAQAEVARRTLAVEDIAHQLQIARYRLAAQWGERTPRFGAVAGSLSAPVPPLDIAQLRQRVAANPNLAIFLSRERVADAEIALARAEAGIQWRIDAGIRRLEAANDYSLVAGVAVPLGRRDRNRGQVAALKAEQNRYRAEMHAKAIELETRVYVMAQQLLHSRHVGDALTAKIIPSLERSLADTRSAYRQGKYRYYELASAQQALIDARLSLLQARYRARLNLIEIEKLTGLSLAQISENEK, encoded by the coding sequence GTGCGAGACAACTTACGGAAACGTGTCGATAAAAAACCGATCGCAGGTCGGTTTTTTGCCGTGCGCGCGGGGGCACTCCTGGCTCTCTGGAGCCTACTCGGCACCGCGTGGGCGCAGGAGAATCTGGCGTCGTCGCGGCTCTCATTCGAGCAGGCTGTTCTGCAGTCGCTGCAGAGTCACCCGGCACTGGCCGGATATGAATACCAGCTCGAAGCGGCCGATGCGTTGGCTGCGCAGGCCGGGGTTGGCCCGCGTCCGGAGTTGAGTCTGATGGTCGAGGATGTGGCCGGCAGCGGAGACTTTACGGCGGCGGAAAGCGCGCAGACAACGCTGGGGATCACCTGGCTGTTACAGGGCGAATTGATCGACCGGCGCGTTGACGCGGCCCGCAGCAAAACCTCGGTGATCGAGACGCAACGGCAGATTCTGGAATTGGACGTCGCGGCGGATACTGCGCGCTATTTTCTCCAGGCCATGGCACAGCAGGAGCGCCAGGTGCTGGCGCAGCACGCGCTGGCCCAGTCACGGGCAGTGCTGGTGGATATTCGTCGTCAGGTCGCCGCGGGAAAAGTCCCGCAAGCCGATGCATCACGCGCACAAGCCGAAGTGGCGCGGCGCACCCTGGCGGTGGAAGACATTGCACACCAACTGCAAATCGCCAGGTACCGCTTGGCGGCGCAATGGGGCGAGCGGACGCCGCGGTTCGGCGCCGTCGCGGGTTCCCTTTCCGCGCCGGTTCCACCGCTAGATATTGCGCAGTTGCGCCAGCGGGTTGCCGCTAACCCGAATCTCGCCATCTTTCTGAGCCGCGAGCGGGTGGCCGACGCGGAGATCGCACTGGCGCGCGCGGAAGCCGGCATCCAGTGGCGCATCGACGCCGGTATCCGGCGACTGGAAGCTGCCAATGACTACAGCCTGGTTGCCGGCGTGGCGGTCCCGCTCGGGCGGCGCGATCGCAATCGCGGCCAGGTCGCAGCGCTGAAGGCGGAACAGAACCGCTACCGCGCGGAAATGCATGCCAAGGCGATAGAACTGGAAACACGGGTATATGTGATGGCCCAGCAGCTGCTGCACAGCCGTCACGTTGGCGATGCACTGACGGCAAAGATTATTCCGAGCCTGGAGCGATCGCTTGCGGATACCCGCAGCGCCTATCGGCAGGGCAAATACCGTTATTACGAGCTGGCGTCGGCGCAGCAGGCACTGATTGATGCGCGCTTGTCGCTCCTTCAGGCCCGGTATCGCGCGCGCCTGAACCTGATTGAAATCGAAAAACTCACCGGCCTGTCCCTGGCACAGATAAGCGAGAACGAAAAATGA
- a CDS encoding NADH-dependent flavin oxidoreductase encodes MTVKHSDTVFESFTFKNGTTLRNRIVMAPMTTWSANPDGSVSEQELDYYRHRANGVGLVLTGCAHVMENGIGFTDEFAAHDDRFIPSLRSLAQAAKSGGAPAILQIFHAGNKAVPDLVPGGKIVSASALKAQPGPFNSGEVTSHALTHEEILEVIHAFDETTRRAIEAGFDGVELHGAHGFLIQNFFSPMFNQRTDEWGGSLENRMRFPSALVKEVRKVIDTHARQPFLLGYRISPEESGEGALRIDDSYALIDQLIESGLDYVHVSLADILKATPINATAGQLTAELLTEHVAGRVPVIAAGKIRTPSEAEDALNLGLSLVAVGKGLVMNPDWVELARSQRASEIDTELAPEKISEIVIPDKLWGVIEASRGNGWFPLREDDLVGA; translated from the coding sequence ATGACAGTCAAACATTCCGACACAGTATTTGAGTCTTTTACCTTTAAAAATGGCACAACCCTACGCAATCGAATTGTGATGGCACCAATGACAACGTGGTCAGCCAACCCGGATGGAAGCGTGTCCGAGCAGGAGCTTGACTACTATCGCCACCGCGCCAACGGTGTCGGCCTGGTGCTGACGGGATGTGCCCACGTAATGGAAAACGGTATTGGCTTCACGGATGAGTTTGCGGCACATGATGACCGATTCATCCCGAGTTTGCGCAGTCTGGCCCAGGCCGCAAAGAGCGGCGGTGCTCCAGCCATCCTGCAGATATTTCATGCGGGGAATAAGGCGGTCCCTGATCTGGTACCCGGCGGTAAAATCGTGAGTGCCAGTGCATTGAAGGCGCAACCAGGTCCATTCAACAGCGGGGAAGTTACGAGCCACGCACTGACGCATGAGGAAATCCTGGAAGTCATCCATGCGTTTGATGAGACAACCCGACGTGCCATCGAAGCCGGATTTGATGGTGTTGAGCTGCATGGCGCACATGGATTCCTGATCCAAAACTTTTTCTCGCCTATGTTCAATCAGCGTACAGATGAGTGGGGCGGCTCGCTGGAAAACCGTATGCGCTTCCCTTCGGCCCTGGTGAAGGAAGTACGAAAGGTCATCGACACGCACGCCAGGCAGCCATTCCTGCTCGGGTATCGCATTTCGCCCGAAGAGTCTGGCGAAGGCGCACTGAGGATTGACGACTCCTACGCACTCATTGATCAACTGATCGAGAGCGGATTGGATTACGTACATGTTTCGCTAGCGGACATTCTGAAGGCGACACCGATCAATGCCACGGCAGGTCAGCTGACTGCGGAATTGCTAACTGAGCACGTGGCCGGCCGCGTACCCGTTATCGCAGCGGGCAAGATCCGCACACCTTCGGAAGCAGAGGACGCCCTGAACCTTGGCCTGTCACTGGTCGCCGTGGGAAAAGGGCTGGTGATGAACCCCGACTGGGTGGAGCTGGCACGAAGTCAGCGGGCCAGTGAGATTGATACGGAGTTAGCGCCTGAAAAAATCTCCGAAATCGTGATCCCTGACAAGTTGTGGGGGGTCATCGAGGCTTCCCGGGGCAACGGCTGGTTTCCGCTACGTGAAGATGATCTCGTTGGCGCTTAA
- a CDS encoding alpha/beta hydrolase, with translation MQTVMIKNQYWDIAANIYFPPGFDDQKQYPAIISAHPIGSCKDQTAGNVYGEALPKEGFVVVAFDRSTQGQSGGEPRYIEDPALAVEDFSRVTDYLVTLPYVDADRIGVLGICGAGGYAINATMIERRIKALVSITGVNYGRLCREGFSGFDPIGQMEAVAAQRTAEAKGEALKVDLFVPPSLEAAAEAGITDVDVLGATDYYRNRCVNDNAGTRALFSRRAASAAWDAFHLAETLLTAPMMVVVGDIPGGFGAYRDGLEIYARAASKIKELVVVEGYSHYDLYDQPEPVSQALAKLIPFYKENL, from the coding sequence ATGCAAACGGTCATGATCAAGAACCAGTACTGGGACATCGCAGCCAACATCTACTTTCCCCCCGGCTTTGATGACCAGAAGCAATACCCGGCCATTATCAGCGCTCACCCCATCGGGAGCTGCAAGGACCAGACAGCGGGCAACGTTTATGGCGAAGCCCTCCCGAAGGAAGGTTTTGTCGTCGTTGCTTTCGACCGCAGCACACAAGGGCAGAGCGGCGGTGAGCCCCGCTATATAGAAGACCCGGCGTTGGCCGTAGAAGACTTCAGCCGCGTAACCGACTATTTGGTGACTCTGCCGTACGTGGATGCCGACCGCATCGGGGTGCTGGGGATCTGCGGCGCCGGCGGCTATGCCATCAATGCGACCATGATCGAGCGCCGCATCAAGGCCCTTGTCAGCATTACTGGTGTCAATTACGGCCGCCTGTGCCGTGAAGGCTTCAGTGGTTTCGACCCCATCGGCCAGATGGAAGCGGTGGCTGCGCAACGCACCGCCGAGGCCAAGGGGGAAGCACTCAAGGTCGACCTGTTCGTACCCCCTTCCCTGGAAGCGGCAGCCGAAGCGGGTATTACCGACGTCGACGTGCTTGGTGCCACCGACTACTACCGTAATCGCTGTGTCAACGACAATGCCGGCACGCGCGCATTGTTCTCCCGTCGCGCCGCCTCCGCTGCCTGGGATGCCTTCCATCTGGCCGAGACCCTGCTGACAGCGCCGATGATGGTGGTGGTCGGCGACATACCTGGTGGCTTTGGTGCCTATCGCGATGGCCTGGAGATTTACGCGCGCGCTGCGTCGAAGATCAAGGAACTGGTGGTCGTCGAGGGTTACTCCCACTACGACCTGTATGACCAGCCGGAGCCAGTGTCTCAGGCTCTGGCCAAGTTAATCCCTTTTTATAAGGAAAACCTGTAA
- a CDS encoding HupE/UreJ family protein has translation MPLLAHGVDDATRAYLAGNEGVSIIPFLYIGAKHMVTGYDHLLFLIGVIFFLYRSRDVLVYVSFFTLGHSLALLFGVLNNTHVNAYLIDAIIGLSIVYKGFDNLGGFKRVLGYQPNTKAAVLIFGLFHGFGLATKLQEFEFSDDGLVANILAFNVGVELGQFLALAFILLAINYWRRFDSFLRFSTATNALLMSGGLMLVGYQMTGYFVG, from the coding sequence ATGCCGCTACTCGCTCATGGGGTGGACGACGCCACCAGGGCCTATCTGGCCGGGAATGAAGGGGTATCGATCATTCCGTTTCTGTATATCGGCGCCAAGCACATGGTGACAGGCTACGACCATTTACTGTTTCTGATCGGGGTCATTTTCTTCCTGTACCGCTCCCGGGATGTTCTGGTCTATGTCAGCTTCTTCACGCTGGGCCACAGCCTGGCGCTGCTGTTCGGGGTGCTGAACAATACCCACGTCAACGCCTACCTGATTGATGCCATTATCGGGCTGTCCATTGTCTATAAGGGGTTTGACAACCTGGGTGGCTTCAAGCGAGTGCTCGGTTACCAGCCCAATACCAAGGCCGCGGTGCTGATTTTCGGGCTGTTTCACGGCTTTGGCCTGGCGACCAAACTTCAGGAATTCGAGTTTTCTGACGACGGGCTGGTGGCGAATATTCTCGCGTTCAACGTGGGGGTAGAGCTGGGCCAGTTCCTGGCGCTGGCGTTCATTCTCCTCGCGATCAATTACTGGCGGCGTTTCGACAGCTTCCTGCGTTTCTCCACCGCCACCAATGCGCTGTTGATGAGCGGCGGCCTGATGTTGGTGGGATACCAGATGACCGGCTATTTCGTCGGCTGA
- a CDS encoding LysR family transcriptional regulator, with protein sequence MDPSLLPSLAWFAHIAHHRSFTKAAAEMGVSRAALSQHLKSLEQQLNVRLLNRSTRSMSLTEEGQRLFDVLSPAIESIDQAVSEVGESQAEPSGVIRINTSRVAARLLLEPKMEEFLARFPKITLELVMNDGLSNIISSGMDVGIRLGESLEEQMVAVPVSPPMSMAIVGSPEYFAKHGTPETPDDLLQHNCLAFRFTSSGLIDRWSFTSPDAEKRTLIFEPKGNGVFNDDESMLRAALHGVGVVQHLDLCVRPYLAEGSLVRVLQSWCRPFPGFFLYVPSRAQMPAKIRALIDFLVEQRDEFA encoded by the coding sequence ATGGACCCGTCGCTCCTTCCTTCCCTGGCATGGTTCGCCCATATCGCTCATCACCGCAGCTTTACCAAGGCTGCGGCTGAAATGGGTGTTTCCCGTGCGGCGCTTTCGCAGCACCTGAAATCACTGGAGCAGCAGCTGAATGTGCGGTTACTGAATCGGAGTACGCGCAGCATGTCGCTAACAGAGGAGGGGCAGCGGCTGTTTGATGTACTTTCACCAGCCATTGAGTCAATTGACCAGGCGGTCTCAGAGGTGGGGGAATCGCAAGCTGAACCGTCCGGGGTAATACGCATCAATACATCGCGAGTGGCTGCCAGGTTATTGCTGGAGCCAAAGATGGAGGAGTTTCTGGCGCGCTTCCCCAAAATAACGTTGGAACTGGTAATGAATGATGGCCTTTCCAATATCATTTCCAGTGGCATGGACGTCGGAATTCGTCTGGGTGAGAGTCTCGAGGAGCAAATGGTGGCTGTACCGGTATCACCGCCGATGTCGATGGCGATCGTCGGCTCTCCGGAATATTTCGCTAAACACGGCACTCCGGAAACACCCGATGACTTACTGCAACATAACTGCCTTGCCTTTCGTTTTACCTCCAGTGGTCTCATCGACCGCTGGTCCTTCACGTCGCCGGATGCTGAAAAGCGCACCCTGATTTTCGAACCGAAGGGAAACGGGGTGTTCAATGATGACGAAAGTATGCTGCGCGCTGCTCTCCATGGCGTGGGGGTCGTGCAGCACCTGGATCTTTGCGTAAGGCCGTATCTCGCCGAAGGCTCGTTGGTGAGGGTGTTGCAAAGCTGGTGCAGGCCTTTTCCGGGGTTCTTTTTGTATGTGCCTTCAAGGGCGCAGATGCCCGCCAAGATACGGGCTTTGATTGATTTTCTGGTGGAGCAGCGGGACGAGTTTGCGTGA